From a single Fulvivirga ulvae genomic region:
- a CDS encoding glycosyltransferase family 2 protein — protein sequence MLNNLDISVVVPLYNEEESLPELCDWISRVMLTHGFTYEIILVDDGSKDRSWEIVRNISVTNPYVKGIKFNRNYGKSAALNTGFKKAKGNVVISMDADLQDSPDEIPDLYKMIMTDGYDMVSGWKKKRHDPVSKTIPSKFFNYITRKISGIKLHDFNCGLKAYKNQVVHNIHVYGEMHRYIPVIAKWNGYAKIGEKVVEHRARKYGTTKFGLERFINGFLDLLSITFVSKFKRKPMHFFGSLGTLSFLSGLIITIYVIGDKLYRLHYKMPARDVVDQPLFFLALVALVIGVQLFLTGFLAEMMAMKSQSSNEYLVIEKIGVE from the coding sequence ATGTTAAATAACTTGGATATTTCCGTCGTGGTTCCCCTTTACAACGAAGAGGAATCACTGCCGGAACTTTGTGATTGGATAAGCCGTGTAATGTTAACACACGGCTTTACTTATGAAATAATACTGGTGGATGATGGTAGCAAAGATCGCTCGTGGGAGATCGTGCGTAATATTTCTGTCACCAATCCATATGTAAAAGGGATTAAGTTTAATAGAAACTATGGCAAATCAGCCGCTCTAAACACCGGTTTCAAAAAGGCTAAAGGCAATGTGGTGATCTCGATGGACGCCGATTTGCAGGATAGCCCCGACGAAATCCCCGATCTCTACAAAATGATCATGACCGATGGTTACGATATGGTGTCAGGCTGGAAGAAAAAACGCCACGACCCGGTCTCAAAAACCATCCCGTCAAAATTTTTTAATTACATCACCAGGAAAATATCAGGGATCAAACTCCATGATTTCAACTGTGGACTGAAAGCCTACAAAAACCAGGTTGTGCATAACATCCATGTTTATGGCGAAATGCACCGCTATATACCTGTAATTGCCAAATGGAACGGCTATGCTAAAATAGGCGAAAAGGTGGTAGAGCACCGGGCCAGAAAGTATGGTACTACCAAATTTGGCCTTGAGCGGTTTATCAATGGTTTCCTCGACCTGCTTTCCATTACATTCGTTTCTAAATTTAAGCGTAAACCCATGCACTTTTTTGGTTCATTGGGCACGCTGTCATTTTTGTCAGGTCTGATCATCACTATTTACGTTATAGGAGACAAACTCTATCGCCTGCATTACAAAATGCCTGCAAGGGACGTGGTAGATCAGCCCTTGTTCTTTCTTGCACTTGTAGCGCTGGTCATTGGGGTGCAATTGTTTTTAACCGGCTTTTTGGCTGAGATGATGGCCATGAAATCGCAATCATCCAACGAATACCTCGTGATAGAAAAGATAGGTGTAGAATAA
- a CDS encoding DUF4199 domain-containing protein, which translates to MEDKNSMLDHSHGGEQISVKQVATKYGLILGVISIALLLITVFAGLIGNQAMQYVGYIPTIILIIYAHKEFKAQGDGFMSYGQGLGIGTLTVLIGTIISTVFFYVYVKFIDASFMEIIKDKQLEGMQEQGMSEEQIDQAMAMTSGFMTPEIMSVFAIFISVFFGFILSLIISAFTKNSNPDLDM; encoded by the coding sequence ATGGAAGATAAAAATTCAATGTTGGATCACTCACATGGAGGCGAGCAGATCAGTGTGAAGCAAGTCGCTACTAAATATGGATTGATTTTAGGTGTTATTTCAATTGCATTATTATTAATTACAGTTTTTGCTGGTCTTATCGGAAATCAGGCTATGCAGTATGTGGGCTATATTCCTACTATTATACTCATTATTTATGCCCATAAGGAGTTTAAAGCACAGGGAGACGGTTTCATGTCGTATGGACAAGGACTGGGGATAGGTACTTTAACGGTTTTGATAGGAACTATCATCTCTACCGTCTTTTTCTATGTGTACGTAAAATTCATTGATGCTTCTTTCATGGAGATCATAAAAGACAAGCAATTGGAAGGTATGCAGGAGCAAGGCATGAGCGAGGAACAGATTGATCAGGCAATGGCCATGACGAGCGGTTTCATGACGCCTGAAATTATGTCGGTATTCGCCATTTTCATATCTGTATTTTTTGGATTTATCTTATCTTTGATCATCAGCGCGTTTACTAAAAATAGTAATCCGGATCTTGATATGTAA